Genomic window (Stenotrophomonas maltophilia):
TTTCTCCGGTAAGGCCCAGCCTAGGTAATACTACGGCGCATGTCCGCAGACGCTCACACGATCCCCACGCCCCAGGCCACCTACGCGCAGCGCGTGGCCTTCGTTTCCGAGATCGCCGGACGCCTGCACAGCTATGGCACAACGGCTCAGCGCCTGGAAACAGCGGTGGTGGCACTGGCCCGCCAGCTCGATCTGGATTGTGAACCGTGGTCGAATCCCACCGGTATCATCCTCAGCTTCAGCGACCCGGCGCAGGCGATTGGCTCCAGTGACATCACCCGCGTGATCCGCCTGGCGCCCGGCGAGAACGACCTGCACAAGCTCAGCGTGGCCGACCATATCGCCGAAGAAGTGGCCAACGGGCGGATGAGCATCGCCCAAGGCCACACCGCGCTGCGCCAGCTGGACAAGGATCCGGGCCGGCGCGGCAAGCTGCGCACCATCCTTTCGTTCACCCTCGGCGCGGCCGGTGTGGCCGGCATGTGGAAGCTGCCGTGGCTGGACATTGCCACCGCCGGTGTCATCGGCCTGATGATCGGCCTGCTCGGCATGGTCACCGACCGTCGCCCGGCCACCCGCGAAGCCGCCGAGGCACTGGCCGCGCTGCTGGCCGGCCTGGTCGCCACCCTGGTCGCGTCCTTCATCGGCGCGCTCAACCTCAACACGGTGATCATCGCCTCGCTGGTGGTGCTGCTGCCCGGCATGTCGCTGACCAATGCGGTCAATGAACTGGCCAGCCAGCACTGGGTGTCGGGTACCGCGCGCTTTGCCGGCGCGCTGACCACCATCATGAAGCTCAGCGTCGGCGCGATGATCGCGGTGACCCTGGCCGACGTGCTCGGGCTCGATCCGGTGATCCGCGCCACGCGGCCGCAGGGGCCGTGGGTGGAGTGGGGCTCGCTGCTGACCGCAGCGTTTGCCTTCGCGATGCTGTTCAAGGCCAACCGCCGCGATTATCCGTGGGTGATCGCCGCCTCGGTGGCCGGCTATGCGATCTCCAAGTTCGGTGGCCACGCCTGGGGCGCGCCGGCCGGCATCTTCCTGTCGGCGATGCTGCTGACCGCCGGTGGCAATCTGTTCGGCCGCCTCGTTGGCCGCCCGGGTGCGATCATCCGCCTGCCTGGCATCATCATGATGGTGCCAGGCAGCACCAGCCTGCGCGGCGTGCTGACCCTGGTCCAGCAGCAGGACGTGGGTGCCGGCC
Coding sequences:
- a CDS encoding threonine/serine ThrE exporter family protein, translated to MSADAHTIPTPQATYAQRVAFVSEIAGRLHSYGTTAQRLETAVVALARQLDLDCEPWSNPTGIILSFSDPAQAIGSSDITRVIRLAPGENDLHKLSVADHIAEEVANGRMSIAQGHTALRQLDKDPGRRGKLRTILSFTLGAAGVAGMWKLPWLDIATAGVIGLMIGLLGMVTDRRPATREAAEALAALLAGLVATLVASFIGALNLNTVIIASLVVLLPGMSLTNAVNELASQHWVSGTARFAGALTTIMKLSVGAMIAVTLADVLGLDPVIRATRPQGPWVEWGSLLTAAFAFAMLFKANRRDYPWVIAASVAGYAISKFGGHAWGAPAGIFLSAMLLTAGGNLFGRLVGRPGAIIRLPGIIMMVPGSTSLRGVLTLVQQQDVGAGQSVFLTVLNVVMALVAGLLFGNLLMPARKTL